The proteins below are encoded in one region of Drosophila santomea strain STO CAGO 1482 chromosome 2R, Prin_Dsan_1.1, whole genome shotgun sequence:
- the LOC120447048 gene encoding uncharacterized protein LOC120447048 isoform X1 gives MSCLKSVLQLLQVLTTLSGCNIYKYVEGRRVFIVNRKIDFLVGAVQRFWLRPYLLITFLMHFVFWLLQFREGLTDLTPGSEKPLQLIYTIGLTVAKYQNVLISTGIAYHYRHHRKLMRQVLNQFITVYYSYERICGRVPRINWLLFGIQAYRAVIASRAPMLRNQIMVLGYNQNVEILMGLSEVIFICIQPLLLSLVVYLGIMILYACYDIKVHHNRRKSFQLLVFYRHLIRLRYTFDRLARPFVWTALVQNFFLFIANFHLILYDQQSAILFGESLLRAILYPVALLHINVTISSMEKTFGQFEASFRPQRQTQMLWLYKHVVIATVDKSDMNAFRLDRGHILDVLRLGWAIAMFTNGLLLNSTARLIHFKTVNYKKLL, from the exons ATGTCCTGCCTCAAGAGCgttctgcagctgctgcaagTGCTGACAACGCTTTCGGGTTGCAACATCTACAAATACGTCGAAGGCAGGCGGGTATTCATAGTGAACCGGAAGATTGATTTTCTGGTGGGGGCGGTGCAGAGATTCTGGCTGAGGCCGTATCTGCTGATAACCTTCCTGATGCACTTTGTATTCTGGTTGCTGCAGTTTCGCGAGGGACTGACGGATCTAACGCCTGGGAGTGAGAAGCCACTGCAGCTCATATACACAATAGGACTGACAGTTGCCAAATATCAGAATGTATTAATAAGCACGGGAATTGCCTATCACTACAG GCATCATCGTAAGCTAATGCGACAGGTTCTGAATCAATTTATAACAGTCTATTATAGCTACGAGAGAATTTGCGGAAGGGTGCCGAGAATTAACTGGCTTCTATTTGGCATCCAAGCCTATAGAGCAGTTATCGCTTCTCGCGCGCCCATGCTAAGAAACCAAATAATGGTTCTGGGCTATAACCAAAATGTTGAGATATTAATGGGACTATCTGAAGTAATCTTTATCTGCATTCAGCCTCTCCTATTATCATTAGTTGTCTACTTGGGCATCATGATACTTTATGCCTGCTACGACATCAAAGTGCACCACAATCGAAGAAAGTCTTTCCAGCTCCTCGTCTTCTACAGACACCTCATCAGACTTAGGTACACGTTCGACCGTTTGGCCAGGCCTTTTGTGTGGACGGCTTTAGTGCAGaactttttccttttcataGCCAACTTCCACTTGATACTTTACGATCAACAATCAGCCATACTTTTTGGGGAGTCTCTGCTAAGGGCAATCTTATATCCGGTAGCCCTGCTCCATATAAATGTGACTATTAGTTCCATGGAGAAAACATTTGGTCAATTTGAAGCGAGTTTCAGACCTCAGCGACAG ACACAAATGCTATGGCTTTACAAGCACGTTGTGATAGCTACTGTTGATAAAAGTGACATGAATGCCTTTCGCCTGGACCGGGGACACATTTTAGATGTGCTAAGACTAGGATGGGCCATCGCCATGTTTACGAATGGCTTGTTGCTGAACAGCACCGCTAGGCTTATACATTTTAAGACTGtgaattataaaaaattgttgtaG
- the LOC120447048 gene encoding uncharacterized protein LOC120447048 isoform X2 yields MSCLKSVLQLLQVLTTLSGCNIYKYVEGRRVFIVNRKIDFLVGAVQRFWLRPYLLITFLMHFVFWLLQFREGLTDLTPGSEKPLQLIYTIGLTVAKYQNVLISTGIAYHYRHHRKLMRQVLNQFITVYYSYERICGRVPRINWLLFGIQAYRAVIASRAPMLRNQIMVLGYNQNVEILMGLSEVIFICIQPLLLSLVVYLGIMILYACYDIKVHHNRRKSFQLLVFYRHLIRLSQLPLDTLRSTISHTFWGVSAKGNLISGSPAPYKCDY; encoded by the exons ATGTCCTGCCTCAAGAGCgttctgcagctgctgcaagTGCTGACAACGCTTTCGGGTTGCAACATCTACAAATACGTCGAAGGCAGGCGGGTATTCATAGTGAACCGGAAGATTGATTTTCTGGTGGGGGCGGTGCAGAGATTCTGGCTGAGGCCGTATCTGCTGATAACCTTCCTGATGCACTTTGTATTCTGGTTGCTGCAGTTTCGCGAGGGACTGACGGATCTAACGCCTGGGAGTGAGAAGCCACTGCAGCTCATATACACAATAGGACTGACAGTTGCCAAATATCAGAATGTATTAATAAGCACGGGAATTGCCTATCACTACAG GCATCATCGTAAGCTAATGCGACAGGTTCTGAATCAATTTATAACAGTCTATTATAGCTACGAGAGAATTTGCGGAAGGGTGCCGAGAATTAACTGGCTTCTATTTGGCATCCAAGCCTATAGAGCAGTTATCGCTTCTCGCGCGCCCATGCTAAGAAACCAAATAATGGTTCTGGGCTATAACCAAAATGTTGAGATATTAATGGGACTATCTGAAGTAATCTTTATCTGCATTCAGCCTCTCCTATTATCATTAGTTGTCTACTTGGGCATCATGATACTTTATGCCTGCTACGACATCAAAGTGCACCACAATCGAAGAAAGTCTTTCCAGCTCCTCGTCTTCTACAGACACCTCATCAGACTTAG CCAACTTCCACTTGATACTTTACGATCAACAATCAGCCATACTTTTTGGGGAGTCTCTGCTAAGGGCAATCTTATATCCGGTAGCCCTGCTCCATATAAATGTGACTATTAG